A segment of the Eleutherodactylus coqui strain aEleCoq1 chromosome 6, aEleCoq1.hap1, whole genome shotgun sequence genome:
CTCTGCTAATGTTTAGCATCAAAAGCGATGCTAGATTTGGATTATCTGCTCCTCCCCTGGCAATAAACTGGTATCACTaagggtagtagtcgctgactgaTCAATACGTCATTGTCCCAACACATGGCTCTTTCACATCAGCGCTAAGGGGGTTCAGTTTTCCTGTTTTGATGGAGGAGCCAGAAAACTGAACCTCCTGGCCGAACAGATCCGTCTTATGAAGGACCTGAAGGGCACGAAACGGACCTGATTGACTATAATCCGGCTGTCCTGTTTTTTAGTGCAATTCAGCAATGGAAGCTCCGAAAGGAATGTCCATCGCTATTGTTAACTGACCCTGAGTCTCCATCCTGatgagggttcattcacacaggcgtatctaAACTCCATATTACATGTTGATTCCTTTATATGCATATTACGGATTACTGAATCCCCATTCATTtgtattggggtattcagacctgTGTTCGGGTaagggcccattgaaatcaatgggattgcaCCAAGAAATCATTGGGGCATTCTTGTGTTTGTTATGCCTGTAAATGCGCAATAATCACTGCAGATTTACGTGAGCAAAAAAATATAAGAAGGTGCAATTATGCACTGAATACTAGTGATCGAAACTGcatacgcccctgtgaatgagccctatggATGGTCCCACCATTAACCCTCCCGGTGGCTGAAATGAATACGTTTTACATGTAATACCCTGCTTAACCACATGGTGCAGTGTTCAAAAGAGACACATACAATGCAGAGCCTCTTCATTCAGGCACAAGTGCCACCTAGTGGTAGAAAAACAGAGTGCAGAATGTACATTTTCTGGTCTTCAAAACACGAAGGACATATTAATAGCTGTCAGGAAAGAGATGCTACAGCCCAGTGTAGGGATCTGATACATGCTACGTGTGTATACATGGGGGAGGCATTGTCTAAACCTCTCTGTATATTCTCATTGATAGGAGTATATGTAATCACTCAAGTCTTCAGCCACCTAGACAGGGCTTAAAACGCGTTAGTCTGGAgaaggccccgccccctggcTTGCCACGCCTCCTCCATCCTTCCTCGTTCGgtcatacattatagaatctaagTTTATTCTCTTTTATTCTGTATTACAAAATAAATACCATGCTTTAATAAAAAGTCCTTTAACCCTTCATTCTCAGCTCCTCAGACCCAGGACACAGCAGGACTAGAGTAACCGCACTTGGATTGCACCCCAGTTAAGTAGTTCACATTCAAAATGTCGCCCCACTGCAAGAAGCCGGAACAGCAGAGCCGAGTGAGTTCTCTCCTCGCAACGCCTTCGTGTGCATCAACGTTCAATTAAAGCTTCGAAAGTGCAGGGGTTTAACTCATTAGGTGCCGGACCACGCTGCAGCATGTTGTGCGACAATACTTTGGGAGAGTTCCTCCCCTCTCTGGCGCAGTTGGGTAAATGCAAGACTTAGGCGCGCTTTCTTATTTTTTGCAgcagcagatggaaaaaaaaaataggatatgcatTTGGGGCGACATGCACGGAATATTAGACACGCCCCCTAGATCTTCGCTGCATTCCGGATAcgaggttaaaaaagaaaaaaaacgcaaattatGAAGTTTTTCGCTTTTTTTCAGTTCTTGTGGGTCTGATGATCGGCTCCGGCGAGCGCAGCCCCTCCCCCCAAACCAAAAAATTAAAGCAACATAAAGAAAAAGTCTTACTTTCCATGGAAGCATTTTTTGGTAGATTTCCTTAACACCTTCATTGCTGGTGGGGTAGCAATGACGAAACTAAGAAGCATTGCATATGTGTGCGACCCAGAAGATTCAGATGGAGTCCCGTCCGCATCTTCTGCATTGTTTGGCATAAAAAAGCAGCTCGGAATAGATCTTGATGCACTCCTGGGGGACGGGGGGTGGTGGCGCTAGTGTTGGCAGGCGGTGGTAGTGTTGGCGGTGGCGGGCTCATTTGTGACCCGTTTACAGTTTTCGGTCCTCCCAGTTTTGCTCCAGGCTCcatctgttcttccagctgttaacAAAATTAAAGTTAAAAGAGGTAGGGCACCTTAATTAACCCTTTATGTCCCAAATCACCTTTGACCCTCAGGACCACACTTACACTTTAGTATTGTTCATCCTGGAATtccagatttattttttattttctaatattACTGCATCAGACTGACAATGATAAGCTTTTATAGGCGGCCATTGCAAAAATGTAAGCGCCCCTAAACCATCTGCATCGAGCCCTGTGACATGAAATTAGGATTTTTCTTTCTATAATTGCCCCTAACTGACTTTGATATAGATTATACccgtaccagggcccccaactaccaCGTGCCCCTTATAGAAAACGGTGACAGGGGGGGCCTAAGGATACAACTGCTATGTCTACACTCCCTATAGTTATTCTCTCTGCACCCCCTACAGCAACACCTGTGACTGCTGTCCTAAGCTCCATATAGCTGCACTGCTTATAactacacccctgactgctccctctgtacCCCTTATAGCTGtacccctgactgctccctctgcaccccttatagttGAACCCATGactgctccctctgcaccccttatagttGTACCCGACTGCTTCCTCTGCACCCCTTACAGTTGtaccctgactgctccctctgcatcccttatagttacacccatgactgctccctctgcaccccttaCAGCTACACCCCGACTGCtgcctctgcaccccttataccAGCTACACCCCTGACAGCTCCCTCTGCACTCCTTATAGCTGTACCTCCAactgctccctctgcaccccttatagctgTACCTCCAactgctccctctgcaccccttatagctgtacccctgactgctccctctgcaccccttatagctacacccctgactgctccctctgcaccccttatagctacaccccgactgctccctctgcaccccttataccAGCTACACCCCTGACAGCTCCCTCTGCACTTCTTATAGCTGTACCTCCAactgctccctctgcaccccttatagctacacccctgactgctccctctgcaccccttatagctacaccccgactgctccctctgcaccccttataccAGCTACACCCCTGACAGCTCCCTCTGCACTCCTTATAGCTGTACCTCCAactgctccctctgcaccccttatagctgTACCTCCAactgctccctctgcaccccttatagctgtacccctgactgctccctctgcaccccttatagctacacccctgactgctccctctgcaccccttatagctacaccccgactgctccctctgcaccccttataccAGCTACACCCCTGACAGCTCCCTCTGCACTCCTTATAGCTGTACCTCCAactgctccctctgcaccccttatagctgtacccctgactgctccctctgcaccccttatagctacacccctgactgctccctctgtacCCCTTATAGCTACCCCCAACTACTCCCTCTGCACCTCTTATAGCTGTACCCCTGACTACTCCATCTGCGCCCCATATTGCTACACCCCTGACTGTTCCCCCTGCACCCCTAATATCCAtacccctgactgctccctctgcgcctctatagctacaccccagactgctccctctgcaccccatatagttacacccctgactgctccctctgcaccctttatagctacacccctgactgctccctctgcaccccttatagctgcacccctgactgcttcctctgcaccccttatagctgtaccgctgactgctccctctgcacCGCTTATAGCTGTACGCTTGactgctccctctgcaccccttatagctgTATTCCTGACTGTTCCCTCTGCACCCTTTATAGCTGTACCTCTGACTGCTCCCTCCGCACCTCTATAGCTGTGCCCCTTACTACTTTCTCTGCACCCCTTATAACTGTACCgctgactgctccctctgtacCCCTTATAGCTACaaccctgactgctccctctgcgCCTCTATAGCTACCCGTCTGGTTTAATACCCTGTAGTGCAGAATATGCTCGGTCTCACCTGGTTTCCCTGTGTCACGGTCCCGGGTCCTGCTATTCCTGTGGCTGCACTCCAAGGCAATTATCTTTAGTTTCAGCGGTTATTGCTAAATAATCTGAACTGTAGaagaagaagaaatgaagaaaagTCAAAGTCTGTACATTCTAAAACAAAAATAGGAAGGGCTGGTTGTCTAGGTCCAGATTAACACGATAAGGTACTTGCTGCCtgtggccaccactagggggagctcaggagttgACTGTATACTATGTTATTATTGTGTACacaatacatacagtatacagtcAGCTCCTGAGCTCCTCTAGTGGTGACAGCACAGATATCCAGTGGGTCTAGAAAGTGTTCAGACCATTTGCCTCTTCTTACAttgtgttatgttgtggccttgtgcaatttttttaaaatcaagctATCTCTATCTTTCTGCACTCAAAACCCCAAAATGACAACAGAATGATATAAAtctttgtaaataaaaaaaaatgaaaaactataaTTCGCAttaacataagtattcacaccctttggtggGGCACTTGATATTTAGCTCTCAGGGCCTCCTGCCTCTTGATCTtctctgagatgtttctacatttTGGTTGGAATCACCTGTAGTACATTCAGTTGATTGAACATCATtttaaaagcccccccccccccccccctcctgtctaGATCAGGCCTCACAGATCACAATGCATAACAGAACCAAAATCaaaccatgaggaggaaagagctgcctgcagagctcagagacagcattgtgtggaggctcagatctggagaaggataccaaaaatatctgctgcactgaaagttcccgaGAGCTCAGCGGCCTCCATGACCTTACATGGAAGAAGaaaaaccaggactcttcctagagccgccgacccccaaactaagtCATCGGGGGAGATgggtcttggtaagagaggtgatcaagaacccaacggtccctctggctgagctccaaagatcctgtgtgcaaatGGGAGAATCTTCTAGAAGGTCGACCATCACTGCAGCTTCCAcaaatctgggctttatggcagagagaACAGAaggaagcctcctcagtaagagacatgaaactCATCTGGAGTTACCAAAAGGCACCAAAAGgacctcagactgtgagaaacaagattctctgctctgagGAAACCAGATGGGACTTTTTGGCCTAAACTCTAAGGGTTATATCTGGAGGAAGCCAGGTGCCACTGATCGCTAAGCACACTGCAAAATACTAGAGTGGCTTAGGGAcacctctgtgaatgtccttgagtgaccCGGCCAGAGCTCTGACTTGGACCCAatagaacatctctggagagagcTGAAAATCACTGTCCACagccggcccccatccaacctgacagagggcagaaaatccccaaatccagctGTGCAAACCCTATAGCATCATAtgcaagaagactggaggctggaatcgctgccaaaggtgcttcccctaagtactgagtacagggtgtgaatacttatgcaaAATGTTGGTTTTTCATTTTCTAAGAATTACAacgatttctaacattctgttcccACTTTGTCATTATTGGGTGCAGGATAGCAAAAACtggatttttttaatttgcacaaggcccaaacataaaaaaatgtaaaaaaagtgaatGAATCTGAAGACTGTGCATGAAGAAATGCTTGCCGCCTGTGACCACCACTGCAGGGAGCTCAGGAGTTGACTGTGTACTATGTTAGGCTTAAGGCCTCGTCCACATGGGTGACACGACATCgagtgagaaaatcgtggcaatattgcatcgctggtccgtgcgatatcgctgcagtttCCCACGATGATACTGGGACTTTGGAGCactacatgcaaggattttcaggggggcttgaaatataagctctctcccaaaaataagctgtatctaaaaaaaaaaaaaagtccccagCACTGGTCGTCTtcttcttagggcccttttatacgggccaataaatcattcagatttccactgaattatcgctcagtgtaaaggcacgccccgaCTGATCGACGAATAAGAGTTCATTTGCTTCTCgattgtcgttcagtttcagaaatAAATGAcatatcattccatgtaaacaggcagtcgctcacttatgaactgcctgtttactgcgaatggaggcatcttgttccacctccattcactagcgatgatcattcctgtgtaaaagcacaggaacgatgcTGGGATGGCCTGTCGGGCATCTGTGTTTGAcgggtcgtcccatgtaaaagcgccCTTACTGGGGGTTTTCTATCCTTACAAGTGATTGTCCGCTAATCCAGAAGATTTGATACTCTGCAGTATTTAGATTTTGTTGGTACAGTATAAACTGCAGGTTGCGGTGTAATACTAGGCAttgccactagatggtgctacaTGCTGACACCTCTCTCAAGGTTTTTGTCTGGCAGCTCATGGGTTTTGCAATGGTGGATTATCAGATTTTCTATTGGCCTTTTAAGTAACCTGAAACAAAAATTCTAATGATTACGTCCAACTATCTTTCCCCGTCTTCCGGAAATCTGTCAGGCCAGAGGGAAGTTTGGTGCACGCCGGACAACGGGAATTCTACTACAGAAGGAAGCAAATACaagggatggacaaaaatatggaaacactgtatgaaatgcatgccttaaattacatagaattataaatcatatttcaataagacatgtagagaccgagtttaagtggaggtaatatggcaCAGATGCAGAGGTGAACATCTCCCCAAGCAACAAGATCCCATTGGTCGGGGGTTTGAACCACTCAGCTGCCGTTACCAGCTGTCTCCCAAAACAAcgaagagcagggcaagaggtgaagtaaacacaaatttggtaagAAAGCTCTCagacaagcaggggtcaaaatggCAGCTCAATGCTAATAAATAAATCCCATgtatttcgtatggtgtttccatatttttgtccacccctgtatcTGCAAATGCTGACCCCGTTCCCTTCCGACCTCATTACATGTCCTCAGTTACGGTGATCCAGAAGCCATTTCTGGCAGCTATGGAGTTAATATTTAGCCACGGAGTCGCCCAGACTGCACTCACGCGTTTTCCAGAACGGCCTCCTCCCCGGCTGCAGCAATCTTCCGATAACAGTAGATCATTTCGGCCACCAGCCATATTGTGAGCACCACGATGAGGACGTACATCATGATCTCCGACACTATGGAGGCCACGTCTCTGTTTTCTGCATCGGGAGAGAATGAGTGATGACGTCGCTGATTACATTCGCCTTTCACACTTTAAATCTACACAAAATCGCATTACAGAGCAAAGAATGAAACGGCATTCTGACTTCTACTCCACTCCCtgccaaagctgcattcacattTATTGTCCATCACTCACGTTTGTCCACGACTGTGACTTCAATTAATTTGCTGACGTTGGTGTTGTATTCGTGGCTCTCGAAGATAAGAGTGCGGTTGACTTTGCATATGTAGGTCCCTGCGTGGTCGTAGCTCACGTTGGTGATGACCACAGACATGTCCTGCAGGTCGTCcgactgtctgctgccattccACTTTATGCGCCCTGTGAAGCGGTCGTCCTTGACGTCCGTATGCGGGTGCTGGTAAAGGAGGATCTGCGCAGAGGAGGAAAGATGAGAAAGACAGAACCAGTTATTTGCAATGAGACTATTTACACCGCAGTTTTTCTCTCGCAGCGCGTCCTATTTTTTGGCGCtttcacccattattttctacggaaggaaaaaaaaattgtatcgcTCTCGTATGCTGATTTTAATGCGGGCGCAATgcaatttttcattttcctttcaAAGCGACATTCACAcgcaatacaatttttttctcgcAAAGCGCATCAAACTTGCCTAAAAAATTCCAGGAATTGCGCCATTTCTGTCTAAGGTttctcagactgatatcgcactccgGTGACTATAACTAAGCTTCAATGTCAATGACCAATCTCAGCTGTCTGAAATCAGCTTCCTGCCTCTTCAGAGGCTTTGgctatgctttacactgcagctctgcttgctcAGTTTGGCTCATATGGAGAAGCAGCAGGAAGTCAGTGCAGGGAGAGACGATTACACGACTAATGAGGAACGTAATAGCATGGGGTAAGGAAGGTGTGGTGCGAAGCTTCCTTACAGCAGCCGTTTATATCAGCCATGAAGCTATATGGTACCCTGACACGGGGCAATTATCGAGTTTGGCCGAGAGTCATCCCGCGTGCACACGGCCACGGACAGGGCGCCCCGGATCATCAGGTTACACCgctggccttaaccctttccaatccactgtctgacgtctaaagacattctgattggaggctgtatagctccgatgttggaagacgtccggcagggtattcttactgtagattactggccactctgttgtccgggcctctccagcatgtcacataccgcagtactggctctagccagcagatggcgccattgtataatggcagaaagagaaagccccctaggaaaccctgaatccaaaattggattgcaaagggttaaagcacggGTAATTTCATGCTATATACTAGGAGAGCGAGATAACCCGTCAGTAGGTTGGATATACCACTGGTCGTCCAGCTCTCCCAGGAAGAGCAAGAACTGCACAAAAAGGAGGATTTCTATTTCCCAAGGAAACTTTGAAGTGAAAAACACTTTAAAACGAACCAAAAACGTGATGTTTTATACATTATCAGTCGCTGAATATTTATAACACTCAAATCTAACAATCCGACAAGATCTCACCGAGTGAGAGGCACAAAACAGCTTTGAAGTTTTGCATAACTGCAGGCAGGaaacagctatacatatataattatatacagcagatacccaggttataccagcatgttctatatcactatatacaggagatgtataacttataccagcggtacatatataattatatacagcagatacccaggttatatcagcatgctccatatcattatatacaggagatgtataacttataccagcggtacatatataattatatacagcagatacccaggttataccagcatgttctatatcactatatacaggagttgtataacttacaccagctgtatatataattatatacagcagatacccaggttatatcagcatgctccatatcattatatacaggagatgtataacttataccagctgtacatatataattatatacagcagatacccaggttataccagcatggtccatatcactatatacaggagatgtataatttatattagatgcacatacataattatatacagaagatgcctgtgttataccagtatggtttatatcactatatacgggaaGATCTAAGACTTATACTAgcaataaatatataattatatacaagagatgcctaggttataccagcatgctctatatcactatacaggatgaaaaaaatatataccagctgcaaatatataattatatacaaaatttgcccaggctatgtcagcatggtccatatcactatatacagggggatgtgtaactaataccagctatacatatataattacatacaggagatccccaggttataccagcatggttcattTTAATATATCTAGGGGATagtataacttatgccagctgtacatatataattatatacatgagacacctaggttatacaagcatgctccatatcactatatacaggagatgtataccttacaccagctgtacatatataattatatacaggagatacccaggttataccagtatgatccatatcactatatacagaagatgtataccttataccagctgcacatatataattatatacaggagacacccaggttataccagcatgctccatatcactatatacaggagatgtataacttataccagctgtacatatataattatatacagggaatacccaggttataccagcatgctccatatcactatatacagggagatgtgtaacttatacccaCTGTATATATGTAATTATATGCAGAgtatacctaggttataccagcatggttcatatcacaatacacagagagatatataccttataccagccaaacatatataattatatacaattaTTTACAGGAGATACTGGGCTTATACCattatgctccatatcactatatataggatgtagagatgataccagctgtacatatagaattgtatacaggagatacccaggttataccagcatgctccatatcactatatacaggatgtataactgataccagctgtacatatataatcatttCCACTGACTAGACGCCTAAAATAAAGAATTGTATTAGATACTGACTAAAGAGATGGGAATAGAGGACAAATCACCCATCCATGGACGAACAAACATATAAAGCAACCAGAAAAAAGACCGCTGCTATGAACAATGGTCCCTATGCATAATTCAGCAGTGGAGCCAATGTGCCTATGGGGAAAGAGGAAATGGATGGATTCTCTTTCAGTTAAATAACCAGAACAAACCTTAGTGCCCCAGggatggggggggtggggggtggtacCGGCCAACAATGTATCCGACCAGGTAAGCCAGGCACTACGTTTTCCTGTAATCTTGCACGAATTAGGACCACTATTTATCTCCACTATATTTTGGGCTGAACTGGTCCCAAATTGGCTACTAACACCAACACTAACGTGTTTCAATAGAGGTATAGTCttcagggactagagatgagcgagcaccaaaatgctcgggtgctcgttactcaagtagaactttttgtaatgctcgagagctcgtttcaagtaacgaaccccattgaagtaaatgggagactcaagcatttttcaaggtgacccatgctccgcataggggaggttgtgtgaaacacctgaaaacatcagaaagtcatggaaacaccacagaaacggatagggaatggcaggggcagcatgcatggctgcatgttgtgggcaagagcctggtggtcacccccctaacaatttagttgggacagaccataagcagcaaggcacacgcgctggcacatcttagctaagcaccacactaggtgcaacgaaggacaatcaccgcctgcgggtgacaccactgcctcttctcctgtgttacatgctagtattgctgtccaatccccccctaggacacaggcacaagcctGCATCCACAGGGTACTGAattttttcccagcgcagtgcccagctgtccccatcccaaacagggtaaggcgcaccccttctcCTACTCAAtagtccacagcatactgaaatttttcccagtgcatcgtttagctgtcctcatgccacacgctggcttgatagccacaccaccctcatgtctatttataatggTGTATTGGATGAGgaagaacaggagacacacactgcagagggctggcagggcctggcagcgaccttctttaaaattGTGGAGGATAGCCCACAATgatgatgagaattgctgataaattaaggtacaatcataattccaatcccgtgccacctccgtcacaaaatttcatgagccacaaacgtgggcataaaggggactcagatgccagtacttctacacatctccacaattcaacaacccattctaaaacaaaagatttttttacccagagtgcaggtgaacccctgaaagtttttttttttacaaagagtgcaggtaaaaacctgaaagattttttgagcgacagctcacacttgcttaatgggatccaggtggcagtccaccaacaggcaagctaccacctgtcccagcccctACCTCTCCCCGAGGGACTTGTTaatcagtgccccagggaaagacagcatgaactgtaaagagaTTAGgggccaaagatggacaccgcgctgggatTCGTTTCCGTTtgccgtgtgacccttttaaaattgtgcttcataactgacaaatcgcagacaaattaagttatgattgtaagtgccatcccatgccacctccattgcagcatttcattagcgtgaacccctgaaagatttgtgtaccaagagttaggcaaacccctgaaagatttgtttacccagagtacaggtcaacccctgaaatatttttttttaatatagagctcgtacttgcttaatggaatccaggtggcggtccaccgacaggcaagctaccacctgtcccagcccctgcctctcccgaGGGgtttgttaaccagtgccccagggaaagacagcagggatgaaggaaactcagctgtgacagctgtggcagaagtccgtggtattctccctaggttttcaatagggctagcgctgctgccgctggctccattgaaaaaaaaacactggcaaTATGCCAGTTCtatttcggcgtctttcttgcgctgcgaggcgagagttttcccgtgctctcgcagcgcaagaaagaaaatatcaccagtgggtgtccactcTTATACCGTGGgacaagaagggtgaacacccagtaatccgtgttggtcagaatacgtctaatgcaagggtcaccggaaaggcagcttaacatgaagtcatccatgtgtgccagagtcccagtatgcaacacatcactgtaatcactaggaggatgacttttatgatcctcctcctcttcagtccatacatgctgaacagatgagagggaagcagcatgtgtaccctctgcagtgtgggctgcagtctccctcccctcctcctcctccaatacgcgctgtGAAACAGACCTGCGGGTggactggctatcaagcaacgtattttcatcccccatctcctgttctatccgcaaagcgtcggccttaatgcttagcagtgaccttctcagcaggcaaagtagCGGGatagttacgctgataatggcggcattgccgctcaccatttgtgttgactcctcaaggtttcctaacacctgacagatgtcagacatccatgcccactcctctgtgaagaagtgcagaggctgactaccactccgacgggcatgttgcagctgctattcaacaatggctctacgctgctcgtaaaacctggccaacatgtgcaaagttgaattctaaagcgtgggcacgtcgcacaacagtcggtgaactggcagctggaagtgcTGTTTCAGTgttctgagggtggcagcatctgtggggtagtttttaagaaagcgctgaatcaccagattgaacacgtaggccaggcatggcacatgtgttagtctgccaagctgcagagccaccaccaggttacgcccattgtcacacatgaccatgcctgatTGGAGGTTCAGccgcgaaagccacagatctgtctgctctgtcaaaccctgtaacagctcttgggtggtgtgcctcttatcacctaagctcaggagtttcagcactgcctgttgacgcttccccacggcagtgctgtagtgcctcgagctaccgactgaaggcgacatgCTCATAGATGGTAACTGAGAGgtgtaggatgaggaggagggggttggaggaggtagcataataaactggagaaaccatgaccgaggtaggacccgcaatcctcggtgtgagtagcatgtgagcggaccccggctcagactcggtcccagcctccaccaggttaacccaatgtgccgtcagggagatgtagtgtccctgcccgccagtacttgtccacgtgtcggtggttaagtggaccttcccagtaaccgcgttggtgagggcacggttgatattccgtgacacgtgctggtgtagagtggagacggcacagcgggaaaaataatggaaacctg
Coding sequences within it:
- the SCN1B gene encoding sodium channel subunit beta-1, yielding MDYWVVLLICLTAAYTCWCGCVEVEAETEAVVGHEFKIRCISCKKRGETVAKTFTEWLFKGEGFEKFDLILLYQHPHTDVKDDRFTGRIKWNGSRQSDDLQDMSVVITNVSYDHAGTYICKVNRTLIFESHEYNTNVSKLIEVTVVDKQNRDVASIVSEIMMYVLIVVLTIWLVAEMIYCYRKIAAAGEEAVLENASDYLAITAETKDNCLGVQPQE